The following DNA comes from Maylandia zebra isolate NMK-2024a linkage group LG6, Mzebra_GT3a, whole genome shotgun sequence.
TGGGTGTGCATTGCCAAATATTATGATGAGCCCTAGATAGCAAAGAACAAAATTGTATTGCCAAAAGTAATCATTCACAGGTACTTTGCAAGTAGGGTGGAGTAAGCCCCTCTATTAggtattttagtatttttagtatttatttatttattgtcattgtcaagaacaatgaaattgcgtttggggcttccatacaacccaaaaaaaaagaagaaaataataaataccccttaaaacccaagtgtacctatttaacccagtgtgactccaatgcaataagacaatccttagcaataatgttcgtagaaattcagacaaagacctgagaaacatgacaaaatacaacaatgcaacccattcaatattattgtactgtgagatatgatatcagatatgatagttatctatttaagaaagaggggggggggggggggggggcaggagggggaagagaataaagatatgatgcaccaatgcagaccagttcattgctattaagaagttggatatggttattgtccgtgagaggggggcagagagttcaggagcctcacagcctgtggatacaggctgttggccagtctggatgttctggcctgtatagacctgtaccttctccctgagggcagcagatggaaaaggtggcgcgcagggtgatgttggtcccgcaggatactgtgcaccctcctcagacagcgagtggggaagatattactgatctctggcagacttgttccaataattctgccagcttctttcaccacccgctggagtgcttgctgatcggccttggtgcagctggggaaccacactagaaatccatacgtcagaacgctgctgatggcacagttgtagaagttcaacatcagagatctgggaatgtgtgcgctccgcagtctcctcaggtagtagaggcgctgttgggccttccgtacaactgaggtgatatggttgccccaggacaggtcctcggtcacagttacccccaagaatttaaaactgctcaccctctccaccgccttactgccaatgaagagaggcagatggttgttatgacccctcttccggaaatctacaatgatctccttagtctttttggtgtttaagaccaagttattgtcgtggcaccatgactctagttgttgcacctctgtcctatagtttgtctcatcattgttggatataagtccgagcactgtagtgtcatctgcaaacttaacaatgagattggacgcgcaggaggaaatacagtcatgggtgaagagagtgtatagcagagggctcagaacacacccctgaggggcaccggtgttgaccacaagggtggaagaggtgttcttacccactctgacactctgtctacggttagtgaggaagtccacaatccagttgcacagagaggagttaagtcccagttggtggagtttgggacggagtttgtttggccggatggtattaaaagccgagctgtagtctacaaagaggagccgtgcataggtgttcctgtgttccaagtgcttcagtaatgtgtgcagcactgtggcgatcgcatcctcggttgaccggttctccctgtatgcaaactggtgcgagtccagggatggtggaaaagcagctctgatgtgtttaatgaccagtctctccaggcatttggcgggaatgggggtgagtgccacaggtctgaaatcgttcagacatgtgacatttgactgttttgggatgggaacgatggttgctgctttgaaacaggatggtaccagtgaacaggacaacgaggtgttatatatagaggtgaagacgtccgccaggtccgcagcacagtcttttagcacccggcccagcactccatccggcccggccgccttcctggtgttaatgctccggaacacacgcctcagctcatgagtgctcaggaccggagcagggtcggttgaggggagaggggacaggacagggtcggtgttctccctgtcaaaacgggcataaaagagatttagatcctcagccagagtagaactgtcggctgagggtgatggtgttcttcttttgtagtccgtgatagccctgatgccctcccagacctgccttgggtttgtgttgttctcaaacctggcctcgatacgcctcctgtgctgctgcttggcagtcttgatgcctcttctcaggttggccctggcagcactgtatgcctcctggtccccggatttgaaagcgttgttccttgttcgaataagttgttgaactccgtgtgtcatccagggtggattattagggaacacacggaatcgtttccaagttgttacattgtccacacagaaacagatgtagtccaagacagtggaggtgtaactgtccaatgcgacacgattgtcagtgtcctgcaccttgaatacatcccagtctgtgcagtggaaacagtgAGTAGATGAGTTTGGATGCTTCCATAGAGGCCTCAAAGACAGAACAGTGGAGAACATCACTAAGGTCCTTTATCTAgagtactgtttatatttaaaacaacCTTTTTTGAAATACTTCAGGTCAGAGGgatttcacttttttctttataaGAAATATTTCAATTATGTAAAAGTACACTATACTGACAAGGCATTAAGCCCACCCAAACATTACCCATACAGGAACTGCCCAAAAGGCAAAGCCGTAAAGTTCCAGCTCCAGGTTGATGCTGGAAAAAGTTTGGATCTCTGCAGTTCTTCTATCAATAGTGTCcctttttttcatgtgctatggCCCTCAGCACTTGGTGCTCTGGAACCTTGTGTGGTGTGTGGTCACTTCACGGCTGACTTGTTGCAACAGTGGCATCCCATTACATCACACTCAAAATCAAAGAGGTCTTCTGAATGCCCCCTTCATTcacaaatgtttgaaaaggcaGACCGCATGGCTAGGTCTGCCTTTTTTTAACATCTGTGACAATGGGACCAGAATTATTTTAacgtttttttattttctcattaatttttattttatttcattttgacatttagtttttaattcaatgtattttcagttagtttctacagaggatttttttttgtttcagtttagtttgtcTTGTtggaaaatgtttagttttagtctttttaattattactaCATGGTTGGTATAAGCCAAAGGCAAGATTTAGGATAGCCATTGCAGGTAGTACAATTAAAATTACACAATTTTTTGAAAGCAGTTGACTCACAGTCTTGTAGACATCCAGAGTCTTaataaaaaatgtccatcaatACCTCATTGGTATGTAATAAAGGTTTTGCCAAATTAAGAAATACTGAAACAAATATTATTTCCTTACTTCcctcctttattttattttagttatttttccaagtgcaaaggatttttttttttgtttttccattttttttcaaaagtctaacatttattttgattttagtgagctaaaaaaaacattcaacttCAAAAATTAGGAGAAAATAAATTGTTCTTAACAGTTGTAATCTaggctttttttcatttaagtgTTCCGTAGATTATTTGactgtaattttttaaaaatttgttttACAGGTTTGGCCGGAAAAAAACACTTCTATTGTCTTACATGGCAAGTTTCATTTTTGGGATTGCGACCGCTTTGTCCTATAATTTCCTAATGTTTGCCACAATGAGATTTTGTACTGGACTCGGACTCTCTGGAATTAGTATAAGCTCCTTCGTCCTCTGTGAGTTGCCTGTCATTCACAtcgaacaaaaaataaatgaaacatcACACTGACACAATTAAATTTTTTTGAGATGATGCCCATACAGGTGTGGTTTGCTCAAAATCCTTATTTTTATCAGTAACCTCAATCAGTgtcattattaataaaaaaaatacataaaattccTCCACATAGGTCTTGAATGGGTGGAAATCAGGCATCGGACTACAGTGGCTGTTTTAATGAGCTTGGACTGGAGTGTTGGTTGTGTTATTCTACCTGGAGTGGCCTATTTGATCAATGATTGGAGATTCCTGACTGCTGCTGTAATCTCCCCACTGTTTCCAGCTATGCTCTGTTGGTGGTAAAGACAAATTAATATCATTATTCAGTTTTCATGCAGGGAAAACTAGTTCCTGTCTTTCTAAAAGTATTTAAAAGACCTTCTAAACCTTCTCATTGCTCTTTCTCATAGGTGGCTCCCTGAGTCTGCCAGGTGGCTGATGAGTAATGGAAAAACGGATGACGCTCATTTTTACCTGAGTAGATGTGCAACAGTTAACGGCAGAGAGGATGTCATGGCTGACTTAAAACCTGAGGTACAACATTTTCATTATCAGCTAACTTCAAGACAGAACTGTACACTTCACAGCTCCTTTCTCTGAATAAAGTTTCCTTTTTACTCTACAGGTTCTGTCTACAGTAATACTTGTAGAAGATGAAAACAGAAAGTATTCCTATTTGGACCTCGTGAAGACACCCAAAATGAGAAGGCGCGCTCTACTTAGTGGCATTGTGTGGTATTTATCttgaacatttaaaacattataCATAAGTATATAAACTATTTGCTCATTAGTACATATTTAATGGTTAAAACTGTGGACAAAGGTGTCCATGTCCGTGATTGGGAGGTTCATTGAATAATTATTAATAACCGAGAAATGCATATTTGATCTTCAACCTTAGAAGATCCACCTTTAAAATTTGGAGACAGCTGTCTATATCCATGATAGGGATGCACCAGTATGTTTATTCAGTccaaaaattaaaacaatgccCAGTTAGGGCCTTGCATTGTTAAGGCCCACTTGCCCACGatgtgggcgatcgtggctcaagagttgggcattcgtcttgtaatcggaaggttgccggttcgagcccctggctctgacagtctcggtcgctgtgtccttgggcaagccacttcacccgttgccttctggtggtggtcagcgggcccggtggcgccagtgtccggcagcctcgtctctgtcagtgcgccccagggtggctgtggctacactgtagcttgccatcaccagtgtgtgaatgtgtgtgtgaatgggtggatgaccgtgtatagtgtaaagcgctatacaaatattTACCAGTGTCTCTTAGCTACAACCAGTAAACTTGGCTGAAATGGTGGCATTATCCCCCAGGTTAAAACCACTGGCCGTTATGATGGCAAAAACGGAACTGTAGAAAGCCAGATGTTGatgttgttttcttcttctctgaggTGCAtttagaaaaagtaaaaaatatcaCCACCATAATTTTGTATTAAGGAAATTTACAGCTACATTGAGAACATATATTCCAAAGACAACACTACATCTAAATTATTTCTGGAGTCTTCGTTTTTGAGCAATTCAGCTCTTGAAGTTATTAAACCTCAGCCTAGTTGGTTAGCTCAGTGGCAGAAGCACTGTGCCCCCACTCCTCCTTACCTACTCCACCTTTTGCTGGAAAGTCTAACAAGGACATCCAGGCAACCTTCAAAAGGTCAACAGCAAAATTGCGTCGAAAACATTGGCCCAAATCTCATGTCTAAACAAATTTTTAACTAGACTAGACTAGATTAAACTGCCAAGAACAGGTTATTCAACATCATGTTTGCTGAACTCTAACACTGTTTCGATAACAATGGTTTTACTATTATCCATGTCAGATACCAGGTAGCTAATGAGAAACTACTGTTCTTTGGGGCAACTGTTTaactttaaaatgacaaaagtcTGGTCTTGCTCGCAGGTTTGGAGTGGCCTTCGCTTATTACGGGATCAGCTTGAATATCAGCGGATTTGGTGTGAACATTTATCTCACACAGTTCATCTATGGTGTCATAGAGATTCCAGCCAAAGGATTCGTCTTTTTCACCGTAGACAAAATAGGTCGAAG
Coding sequences within:
- the LOC101485717 gene encoding solute carrier family 22 member 7 isoform X3 codes for the protein MFAEPQYQLLSNSSNLTYIPTMPCQNGWIYDTTIFRSTLATEWDLVCDKKKMNRATATIFFVGVMLGSGIFGFLSDRFGRKKTLLLSYMASFIFGIATALSYNFLMFATMRFCTGLGLSGISISSFVLCLEWVEIRHRTTVAVLMSLDWSVGCVILPGVAYLINDWRFLTAAVISPLFPAMLCWWWLPESARWLMSNGKTDDAHFYLSRCATVNGREDVMADLKPEVLSTVILVEDENRKYSYLDLVKTPKMRRRALLSGIVWFGVAFAYYGISLNISGFGVNIYLTQFIYGVIEIPAKGFVFFTVDKIGRRWNQAGMLILTGLLIFSSVFIHADRGDLRTAVGALGKMFSEGSFTIVFLYTTELYPTVMRQNGLGYCSFMARVGVAVSPLIMLLEDVWVNLPSFVFSLVALGSGLSASLLPETYNVRLPETIEDVEQTTYCALIRRSVSASDEKSPACAFLSVQSKSP